The Brassica napus cultivar Da-Ae chromosome C7, Da-Ae, whole genome shotgun sequence genome has a segment encoding these proteins:
- the LOC106411493 gene encoding pentatricopeptide repeat-containing protein At5g48910-like: MNPTQTLYSSGGNSPSPHSTHPSSLFPQINRCRTMRDLSQIHATFVKSGQMRDTLAAAELLRFCATTSDLLHRDLDYAHKIFNQMPHRNTFSWNTIIRGFSESDEQNAIIAITLFHEMMTSDEEEDSVEPNRFTFPSLLKACAKTGRIEEGKQIHALALKLGLSGDEFVMSNLVRMYVMCGLMRDACLLFYKNIIGRDMAVMMVDGGRKRDGEVVLWNVMIDGYMRLGDCKAARTLFDQMRVRSVVSWNTMISGYCKNGAYKEAVEIFCEMRRVDLRPSYVTLVSVLPAVSRIGSLELGEWLHSYAESNRVEIDDVLGSALIDMYSKCGVVERAVEVFERLPRKNVITWSAMINGFAIHGLASDAIDCFCRMREAGVKPSDVAYINLLTACSHAGMVEEGRKYFSQMVNVDGLEPRIEHYGCMVDLLGRSGLLEEAEQFIHNMPVKPDDVIWKALLGSCRMHGNVEMGKRVAYILMDMVPRDSGAYVALSNMYASQGNWSEVSEMRLRMKEMDIRKDPGCSWIDVDGVLHEFLVEDDSHPRAKDINSKLVEISEKLRLAGYRPITTQVLLNLEEEDKENALHYHSEKIAVAFGLISTTPGKPIRIVKNLRICEDCHSSLKLISKVYERKITVRDRKRFHHFENGSCSCMDYW, translated from the coding sequence ATGAACCCAACACAGACGCTTTACTCCTCCGGCGGGAACTCGCCGTCACCTCATTCAACTCACCCATCTTCCCTCTTCCCTCAGATCAACAGATGCCGAACCATGCGAGACCTCTCCCAAATCCACGCCACATTCGTCAAATCAGGCCAAATGCGAGACACTCTCGCCGCCGCGGAGCTCCTCCGCTTCTGCGCCACCACCTCCGATCTCCTCCACCGCGACCTCGATTACGCGCACAAGATCTTCAACCAGATGCCTCACCGCAACACCTTCTCCTGGAACACCATAATCCGAGGCTTCAGCGAGAGCGACGAGCAAAACGCGATCATCGCAATCACACTCTTCCACGAGATGATGACGAGCGACGAGGAGGAAGACTCGGTCGAACCGAACCGGTTTACCTTCCCGTCTCTCCTCAAGGCCTGCGCGAAAACCGGGAGGATCGAAGAAGGCAAGCAGATCCACGCGTTGGCGTTGAAGCTAGGGCTTAGCGGCGACGAGTTCGTGATGAGCAATCTCGTGAGGATGTATGTGATGTGCGGTTTGATGAGAGACGCGTGCCTGTTGTTTTACAAGAACATTATAGGGAGAGATATGGCTGTGATGATGGTTGATGGTGGGAGAAAGAGAGACGGCGAAGTTGTTCTATGGAATGTGATGATCGACGGTTACATGAGGCTTGGTGATTGTAAAGCTGCGCGGACGTTGTTCGATCAAATGCGTGTGAGAAGCGTCGTTTCTTGGAACACGATGATCTCTGGTTATTGCAAGAACGGGGCTTACAAGGAGGCTGTGGAGATTTTCTGTGAGATGAGGAGAGTTGATTTGCGTCCTAGTTATGTCACTTTGGTTAGTGTTCTTCCCGCGGTTTCGAGGATAGGGTCGTTGGAGTTGGGGGAGTGGTTGCATTCTTATGCAGAGAGTAATAGAGTGGAGATTGATGATGTCCTTGGCTCTGCTTTGATTGATATGTACTCCAAATGCGGAGTTGTGGAGAGAGCAGTTGAGGTGTTTGAGAGGTTACCGAGGAAGAATGTGATTACTTGGAGTGCGATGATAAACGGGTTTGCTATACACGGCTTAGCAAGTGATGCTATTGACTGTTTCTGTAGAATGAGGGAGGCTGGAGTTAAGCCTAGCGATGTTGCGTACATCAATCTCTTGACCGCTTGTAGCCACGCTGGGATGGTAGAAGAAGGGAGGAAGTATTTTAGTCAGATGGTGAATGTGGATGGTTTAGAGCCTAGGATCGAACACTACGGGTGTATGGTTGATCTACTGGGTCGATCTGGTCTTCTCGAAGAGGCTGAGCAGTTTATACACAACATGCCTGTAAAACCAGATGACGTGATATGGAAAGCTCTTTTGGGTTCTTGCAGAATGCACGGAAACGTGGAGATGGGGAAGCGTGTGGCTTATATTCTGATGGATATGGTTCCTCGGGACAGTGGAGCTTATGTCGCTCTCTCAAACATGTATGCTTCTCAAGGAAACTGGTCAGAGGTTTCAGAGATGAGGCTGAGGATGAAAGAGATGGATATAAGAAAAGACCCCGGGTGTAGCTGGATCGACGTTGATGGTGTGCTTCATGAGTTTCTTGTGGAAGATGATTCTCACCCGAGAGCCAAAGATATCAACTCGAAGCTTGTGGAAATCTCAGAGAAACTGAGACTGGCTGGGTATAGACCCATCACCACACAGGTTTTGCTGAACTTGGAGGAAGAGGATAAAGAAAACGCGCTTCATTACCATAGCGAGAAGATCGCTGTTGCGTTTGGGTTAATAAGCACGACACCTGGTAAACCAATACGCATTGTTAAGAACCTGCGTATCTGTGAGGATTGTCACTCGTCTCTCAAACTCATCTCCAAGGTTTACGAGAGAAAGATAACGGTAAGGGACCGGAAACGCTTTCACCATTTCGAAAATGGATCATGCTCGTGTATGGATTATTGGTGA